One Triticum dicoccoides isolate Atlit2015 ecotype Zavitan chromosome 5B, WEW_v2.0, whole genome shotgun sequence genomic window carries:
- the LOC119306829 gene encoding aspartyl protease family protein At5g10770-like: protein MFKLLAVLSLLFLSFAMAWAQPANLTSLSFQLVALSRVPDGDAGNGSSYNAKDLRPLALTPSDYVHGVFVSIGTGQGGRRKVLALDTAASTSWVMCEPCRPPLHQVGRLFSPAASPTFRGVRRDDPVCVPPYRRIHSANRCSFAFPSATGYLARDTFHLRHSGRSAVKSISGVAFGCAHTTTGFYNEDILGGVLSLSTSPLSFLTQFGSRAGGRFSYCLPDPTTSRNPSGFIQFGIEVPSLPRDAHTTALTTSASGYHLSLIGISLGNKRLDIDRHVFTRHGCSINPAETITKIVEPAYLVVARELVAQMNELGSKQVKGPPGGPLVFKISSRVRTRLPSMVFHFADGGDMWFTSGKLFQFSGTTARFSVEGHGSHRTVIGAAQQVNARFIFNVAAGRLTFAEELCSREAA, encoded by the coding sequence ATGTTCAAGTTACTTGCAGTTCTCTCGCTGCTCTTCTTGAGTTTTGCAATGGCATGGGCGCAGCCAGCCAATTTGACTAGCCTGAGCTTCCAGCTTGTCGCCCTTAGTCGTGTACCTGATGGGGACGCGGGCAATGGCTCTTCCTACAACGCCAAGGACCTGCGTCCGTTGGCCTTGACGCCGTCCGACTATGTGCATGGCGTGTTCGTGTCGATCGGCACCGGACAAGGCGGCAGGCGGAAGGTCCTTGCGCTCGACACCGCCGCCAGCACGTCATGGGTGATGTGTGAGCCGTGTCGTCCACCGCTGCATCAAGTCGGCAGACTCTTCTCGCCCGCCGCGTCACCCACGTTTCGTGGTGTCCGCAGGGATGACCCTGTTTGCGTCCCACCTTACCGCCGCATCCACTCGGCCAACAGGTGCTCCTTTGCCTTCCCTTCCGCCACCGGGTACCTCGCACGCGACACCTTCCACCTGCGTCATAGCGGGCGAAGTGCTGTGAAGTCTATTTCCGGTGTGGCGTTTGGTTGCGCgcacaccaccactgggttctacaACGAGGACATCCTCGGCGGGGTGCTCTCCCTCAGCACCTCACCACTCTCGTTCCTGACGCAGTTTGGTTCGCGCGCCGGCGGGAGGTTCTCCTATTGCCTCCCCGATCCCACCACCTCGCGCAACCCCAGCGGCTTCATCCAATTTGGCATAGAAGTCCCAAGCCTGCCACGGGATGCCCACACGACCGCCCTCACCACGAGTGCCTCGGGCTACCACCTCAGCCTCATCGGCATCAGCCTAGGGAACAAGCGCCTTGACATCGACAGACATGTCTTCACCAGGCACGGCTGCAGCATCAACCCCGCTGAGACCATCACCAAGATCGTGGAGCCAGCGTACCTCGTCGTGGCGAGAGAGCTGGTGGCGCAGATGAATGAGCTCGGATCAAAGCAGGTGAAAGGGCCTCCCGGCGGCCCGCTCGTCTTCAAGATTTCCAGTAGGGTGCGGACGCGGCTCCCCAGCATGGTGTTCCACTTCGCGGATGGCGGTGACATGTGGTTCACGTCAGGGAAGCTGTTTCAGTTTAGTGGCACGACAGCGCGGTTCTCGGTCGAGGGCCATGGGTCCCACCGGACGGTGATTGGCGCCGCGCAGCAGGTGAATGCACGGTTCATCTTCAACGTCGCTGCAGGGAGGCTGACCTTCGCAGAGGAGCTGTGCAGCAGGGAGGCAGCGTAG
- the LOC119312902 gene encoding pantoate--beta-alanine ligase-like, whose protein sequence is MAAAAPAGEPEVIRDKAAMRAWSRRQRAEGKTVVLVPTMGFLHEGHLSLVSAAAAVPGPVAVVVSIYVNPSQFAPTEDLATYPSDLAGDLRKLASTGAVHAVFNPPDLYHRGAVSARRAAEAPSCLDAGGDGHETWIRVERLEKGLCGASRPVFFRGVATVVAKLFNVVEPDVAMFGKKDYQQWRLICRMVRDLDFAVEIVGSEIVREADGLAMSSRNVRLSPEEREKALSISRSLVNARTAALNNSNSASEHIKDQIVQTLTEAGGRVDYVETVEQESLVPVETIDRPVVICVAAWFGKVRLIDNIEIHIQS, encoded by the exons atggcggcggcggcgccggcgggcgaGCCGGAGGTGATCCGGGACAAGGCGGCGATGCGGGCGTGGTCGCGGCGCCAACGCGCCGAGGGCAAGACGGTGGTGCTCGTGCCCACCATGGGCTTCCTCCACGAGGGCCACCTCTCGCTCGTCTCCGCCGCGGCGGCCGTGCCCGgccccgtcgccgtcgtcgtctccaTCTACGTCAACCCCAGCCAGTTCGCCCCCACCGAGGACCTCGCCACCTACCCCTCCGACCTCGCCGGGGACCTCCGCAAGCTCGCCTCCACCGGCGCCGTCCACGCCGTCTTCAACCCCCCGGACCTCTACCACCGCGGCGCTGTCTCtgcccgccgcgccgccgaggcTCCCTCCTGCCTGGACGCGGGCGGGGACGGCCACGAGACGTGGATCCGGGTGGAGCGGCTGGAGAAGGGGCTGTGTGGGGCCAGCCGGCCAGTCTTCTTCCGCGGGGTGGCCACCGTCGTCGCCAAGCTGTTCAACGTCGTCGAGCCCGACGTCGCCATGTTCGGGAAGAAGGATTATCAGCAGTGGCGCCTCATCTGCCGAATG GTCCGCGACCTTGATTTTGCCGTGGAGATTGTAGGATCAGAAATAGTGCGAGAAGCAGATGGTCTTGCCATGAGCTCTCGCAACGTCCGCCTATCGCCTGAAGAAAGGGAGAAG GCATTATCCATTAGTAGATCACTGGTAAATGCTAGAACTGCTGCGTTGAATAATAGCAACAGTGCTAGCGAACATATAAAGGATCAGATAGTGCAGACGCTGACTGAAGCTGGCGGTCGTGTTGATTATGTTGAG ACTGTGGAGCAGGAAAGTTTGGTACCTGTGGAGACGATCGACCGCCCTGTTGTCATTTGTGTCGCCGCATGGTTTGGAAAGGTTAGATTGATCGACAATATCGAAATTCATATACAATCCTGA